The Tenacibaculum jejuense genome includes a window with the following:
- a CDS encoding GDCCVxC domain-containing (seleno)protein, with protein sequence MKTILKSEITCPNCGYKKVEDMPTNACQFFYECEHCKTVLKPNEGDCCVYCSYGTVPCPPIQQNKSCC encoded by the coding sequence ATGAAAACCATATTAAAATCGGAAATCACTTGCCCTAACTGCGGATATAAAAAAGTGGAAGATATGCCTACTAACGCTTGTCAATTCTTTTACGAGTGTGAGCATTGTAAAACGGTTCTAAAACCAAACGAAGGAGATTGTTGTGTGTATTGTTCTTATGGAACAGTTCCTTGTCCACCAATTCAACAAAACAAAAGTTGTTGTTAA
- a CDS encoding DUF6660 family protein — protein sequence MKFLASILAITMLALSTMPCSDGQNFEDQQHEEISAEHNHQEDSDDSCPMTCICNCCGMSITYEPLATYELLSFYKISTQLISTYQSNYRFDFHSNIWQPPQVIS from the coding sequence ATGAAATTTTTAGCTTCCATATTAGCTATAACAATGTTAGCATTATCTACAATGCCTTGTTCTGATGGTCAAAATTTTGAAGACCAACAGCACGAAGAAATTAGTGCAGAACATAATCACCAAGAAGATAGTGATGATTCTTGCCCAATGACTTGTATTTGTAATTGTTGCGGTATGTCAATAACTTATGAGCCTTTAGCAACATATGAGTTATTGAGTTTTTATAAAATTTCTACTCAATTAATTTCTACTTATCAATCAAATTATAGATTTGATTTTCATTCTAATATTTGGCAACCGCCACAAGTAATTAGCTAA
- a CDS encoding JAB domain-containing protein: protein MDINLTEAEKIKILNSDDLYGIMQKILLREGKIDQNREHFWVIGLENNNRILFIELISLGTINKTLAEPMEVFSLALQKRAVKIILCHNHPSGELTPSDADKDITDKLIQVGLIVNTPVIDHLIITYKSYLSFKDTGLLEKLEKSTKYVPKYELERRIKEEASKIAKRQEKIEIAKQLKRKGVDNETIAFSTGLTVQEIEKLRVKKL, encoded by the coding sequence ATGGATATTAATTTAACCGAAGCCGAAAAAATAAAAATCTTAAACTCAGACGACCTTTACGGAATCATGCAAAAGATTTTGCTCCGTGAAGGTAAAATAGACCAAAACCGAGAGCACTTTTGGGTAATTGGTTTAGAGAATAATAATCGTATTTTATTCATTGAATTAATCAGTTTAGGGACAATAAACAAAACACTTGCTGAACCAATGGAGGTATTTAGTTTAGCATTACAAAAACGAGCAGTAAAAATCATTCTGTGTCATAACCACCCTAGCGGAGAACTCACTCCCTCTGATGCAGACAAAGATATTACCGACAAATTAATACAAGTAGGGCTAATTGTAAATACTCCCGTAATAGATCATTTAATTATTACCTATAAAAGTTATTTAAGTTTTAAAGATACTGGCTTGCTAGAGAAACTAGAGAAAAGCACAAAGTATGTGCCTAAATATGAATTAGAGCGACGCATTAAGGAAGAAGCTTCTAAGATTGCGAAACGACAAGAGAAAATAGAAATAGCCAAACAACTTAAAAGAAAAGGAGTTGATAATGAAACGATTGCTTTTTCTACTGGGTTAACTGTTCAAGAAATTGAAAAACTAAGAGTTAAGAAGTTATAA
- a CDS encoding Fur family transcriptional regulator, whose translation MKTIEQLLESKNIRVTAMRLLIYKFLAEKKVAVTLSDIENAFEKADRTTLYRTIKTFEEKVIVHQIDNGTGITKYALCEEGCNCDIKNDLHLHFHCNNCNETICLTDHKIPQIKVPDGFVSENVNLVVKGICDKCSG comes from the coding sequence ATGAAAACAATAGAACAACTATTAGAGTCAAAAAATATACGTGTTACCGCAATGCGATTATTAATTTATAAGTTTCTTGCTGAAAAAAAGGTAGCAGTAACATTGAGTGATATAGAAAATGCATTTGAAAAAGCAGATAGAACAACACTTTATAGGACTATTAAGACTTTTGAAGAGAAAGTCATTGTTCATCAAATAGACAATGGTACAGGAATTACCAAATATGCGTTATGCGAAGAGGGATGTAATTGTGATATAAAAAACGATTTGCATCTACATTTTCATTGTAATAATTGTAATGAAACCATTTGCTTAACAGACCATAAAATACCTCAAATAAAGGTTCCTGACGGTTTTGTTTCAGAAAATGTAAACTTGGTTGTAAAAGGTATATGTGATAAGTGTAGTGGATAA
- the merTP gene encoding mercuric transport protein MerTP: MKNKLAITSILTAITASLCCITPVLALIAGTSGVASTFSWIEPFRPYLIGLTILVLLFAWYHKLTPEKEIDCECETDKKPKFIQSKTFLGIVTIFAIVMLTFPYYSSIFYPNSEKQIIVVDKSNIKTTEYKISGMTCASCEAHVNHEVNKLNGIINSKTSYENGNAIIEFDKTKTNEAEIEKAINSTGYKVTDKKEN, translated from the coding sequence ATGAAAAATAAATTAGCGATTACAAGTATCCTAACAGCAATCACAGCTTCATTGTGTTGCATCACACCTGTTTTGGCATTAATTGCAGGAACAAGTGGTGTAGCTTCAACTTTTTCTTGGATAGAACCATTTAGACCTTACTTAATAGGGCTAACTATATTAGTTCTTCTCTTTGCTTGGTATCACAAATTAACACCAGAAAAAGAAATCGACTGTGAATGTGAAACGGATAAAAAACCAAAATTTATTCAGTCAAAAACCTTTTTAGGCATTGTAACAATATTCGCAATAGTGATGTTGACATTTCCATACTACTCAAGTATATTTTATCCAAACAGCGAAAAACAAATCATAGTAGTCGATAAATCAAATATCAAAACAACAGAGTATAAAATAAGCGGAATGACCTGTGCCAGTTGTGAAGCACACGTAAACCACGAAGTAAATAAACTTAACGGAATTATAAACTCAAAAACATCATACGAAAATGGTAACGCAATCATTGAGTTTGACAAAACAAAAACAAATGAAGCGGAAATTGAGAAAGCAATTAATTCTACGGGTTATAAAGTAACTGACAAAAAAGAAAATTAA
- a CDS encoding DUF3703 domain-containing protein, with translation MKFNTKIPKHIKQAYNEELKQYSFCLENKRFGNAWFHLERSHIIGQSYPIEHTYSHWLMLKFGFRQKDTKEVFGQIIRLLVGGWKSFINHVPLGNTGGANVPPLKRMPIPNDIEKLLDIE, from the coding sequence ATGAAGTTTAATACTAAAATACCTAAACATATCAAACAGGCGTATAACGAAGAATTAAAACAATACAGTTTCTGTTTAGAAAATAAGCGTTTTGGTAATGCTTGGTTTCATTTAGAACGCAGTCATATAATAGGACAGTCTTATCCTATAGAACATACCTATTCACATTGGCTAATGCTAAAGTTTGGATTTAGACAAAAAGATACTAAAGAAGTATTCGGTCAAATTATTAGATTGCTTGTTGGTGGTTGGAAATCATTTATAAATCACGTTCCTCTTGGTAATACAGGTGGCGCAAACGTACCACCATTAAAACGTATGCCTATTCCAAATGACATTGAAAAATTATTAGATATAGAATGA
- a CDS encoding TonB-dependent receptor, whose product MNKYLLSIKLVLILCLSLKAQTSDIQIKVITEAENEPLMGATVYFEALEKGAVTNFNGIVEFTEIPDGQHQIIISFLGFETFETTIQVPSKTELIFKLKEGGNELDEVVLKSTRSTRTVRKIPTRIEFIGAEELGEKAIMNPTNISMVLRESTGIQMQQTSLSSGSTNIRIQGLDGRYTQLLRDGFPLYGGFSSGLSILQIPPLDLQQFEIIKGSSSTLYGGGAIAGLVNMVSKTPDEEPALDIMLTQTQALGSTANVFYSKRNEKFGVSLYGSGHYQKAYDPEDDGFSNLPKTTSISFNPKLFYYPSDKTTLWFGLNGTYDDRIGGDITKIENGEDGIHQYTEENNSKRLSSQFVYQTQLDSVSSLEFKNSVSFFDRNLTVPDFNFDGKQTNTFTEVSYSTTSDKTDWIVGANLYTSNFDENDNAPLQRDQKDVTFGAFANNIYDISDNWILETGLRADYNTDFGFFPLPRISLLYKTNSWFSSRIGGGLGYKIPDIFTEEAEYINFENVLAIDKSTVDAERSYGVNFDLNYQTRLSDEIGFSVNQLFYVTAINDGLLLNSKDNGLFQFENAPDEIFSKGAETNIKFTYKDFRWFLNYAFIDTKLNYLPGNPQKPLTAKHNAGSVLMYESDKWRIGYETYYTGKQFLSNGTETTDFVTMGLLVMRNFKLGSVFVNFENFTDRRQSRFSPLVLPPHQNPVFPEIYAPTDGFIFSVGLIIKPFGNEDHD is encoded by the coding sequence ATGAATAAATACTTATTGAGCATAAAGCTCGTATTAATACTTTGCCTATCGTTAAAGGCACAAACATCAGACATACAAATAAAAGTCATCACAGAGGCTGAAAACGAGCCTCTAATGGGTGCTACAGTTTACTTTGAAGCATTAGAAAAAGGGGCTGTAACCAATTTTAATGGTATTGTAGAATTTACAGAAATACCAGATGGTCAACATCAAATAATAATTTCCTTTTTAGGTTTTGAAACATTTGAAACCACAATTCAAGTTCCAAGTAAAACAGAATTAATATTTAAACTAAAAGAAGGAGGTAATGAATTGGATGAAGTTGTACTTAAATCTACAAGAAGTACAAGAACTGTTCGAAAAATACCAACGCGTATAGAGTTTATTGGTGCAGAGGAATTAGGCGAGAAAGCAATAATGAACCCTACTAATATTTCTATGGTACTTCGTGAAAGTACAGGAATACAGATGCAACAAACATCATTAAGTAGTGGGAGTACAAATATTCGTATTCAAGGATTGGATGGTAGGTACACACAGCTTTTAAGAGATGGGTTTCCATTATATGGTGGTTTTTCAAGTGGATTAAGTATTTTACAAATACCACCTTTAGACTTACAACAATTTGAGATTATTAAAGGAAGTTCATCAACACTTTATGGTGGAGGTGCTATTGCAGGATTAGTAAATATGGTATCTAAAACACCAGACGAAGAACCTGCATTAGACATAATGCTCACGCAGACACAAGCATTAGGAAGTACAGCCAATGTATTTTATAGCAAACGAAATGAAAAATTCGGTGTTTCACTTTACGGCTCTGGTCACTATCAAAAAGCGTATGACCCAGAAGATGATGGTTTTAGTAATTTACCAAAAACGACATCAATTTCATTTAATCCTAAATTATTTTATTATCCATCAGATAAAACAACACTTTGGTTTGGATTAAACGGAACGTATGATGATAGAATTGGCGGAGATATTACCAAAATTGAAAATGGTGAAGATGGTATTCATCAATACACAGAAGAAAACAACTCAAAACGATTAAGCAGTCAATTTGTGTATCAAACACAACTAGATTCTGTTAGTTCATTAGAGTTTAAAAATAGTGTCTCTTTTTTCGATAGGAATTTAACAGTTCCTGATTTTAATTTTGATGGTAAGCAAACAAACACTTTTACTGAAGTCTCTTATAGCACAACATCAGATAAAACGGATTGGATAGTTGGAGCTAATCTATATACCTCAAATTTTGATGAAAATGATAACGCACCATTACAGCGTGACCAAAAAGATGTGACCTTTGGAGCATTTGCAAATAATATTTACGACATATCGGATAATTGGATATTGGAAACAGGATTAAGAGCAGATTACAATACTGATTTCGGTTTCTTTCCACTTCCAAGAATTTCATTACTTTATAAAACCAATAGTTGGTTTTCAAGTAGAATTGGTGGAGGTTTAGGGTATAAGATTCCAGATATTTTTACAGAAGAAGCAGAGTATATTAACTTTGAAAATGTGCTTGCAATAGATAAATCTACAGTAGATGCAGAACGTTCTTATGGTGTTAATTTTGATTTGAATTATCAAACTCGTCTATCTGATGAGATTGGTTTTTCTGTAAATCAATTATTCTACGTGACTGCAATAAATGATGGATTGCTTTTAAATTCAAAAGATAACGGATTATTTCAATTTGAAAATGCACCAGATGAAATATTTAGTAAAGGAGCAGAAACAAATATAAAATTTACATATAAAGACTTTAGATGGTTTTTAAACTATGCGTTTATTGATACCAAACTAAATTATTTACCTGGTAATCCACAGAAGCCATTAACCGCAAAGCATAATGCAGGTAGTGTTTTAATGTACGAATCTGATAAGTGGAGAATAGGTTATGAAACCTACTATACTGGAAAACAATTTTTATCTAATGGAACAGAAACCACAGATTTTGTAACCATGGGTTTATTGGTTATGCGTAATTTTAAATTAGGAAGTGTATTTGTAAATTTTGAAAACTTTACAGATAGAAGACAAAGCAGGTTTTCACCTTTGGTTTTACCACCGCACCAAAATCCTGTTTTCCCAGAAATATATGCGCCTACAGATGGTTTTATTTTTAGTGTAGGGCTTATTATTAAACCATTTGGAAACGAAGACCACGATTAA